The Gloeomargarita lithophora Alchichica-D10 genomic sequence GGGTGTTTAATGTAACAGCAGGGGACATCACCTTTGATGGTGTAACGATTAGAAATGGTAACGCCCCTGGCAATGGCGGGGGGATTAATAATGCTCTTGGCAATGTCACCCTCACCAACGCCACCGTGTCCAATAATACGGCAGGTATGACTGGTGGAGGTATTTTTGCTGGTGGCACTGGTGGCACTGTCACCCTCACCAACTCCACAGTTTCAGATAATACGGCTAACAAAGAAGGCGGGGGGATTAGGGCTAATGGCACTGTCACCCTCACCGACTCAATCGTGTCAGGAAATACAGCAAATGGCTCTGGCGGGGGGATTAAAGCTACCACTGTCACCCTCACCGACTCAATCGTGTCAGGAAATACAGCAAATGGCTCTGGCGGGGGGATTAATAGTGGCATTGTCACCCTCACCAATTCCACTGTGTCGGAGAATACGGTTACTGTTGGCAATGGCGGGGGGATTAGGGCTAATGGCACTGTCACCCTTACCAACTCCACCGTGTCGGGCAATGTGGTAACCACACGCAATGGCGGGGGGATTAATGCTGGTGGCACTGTCACCCTTACCAACTCCACAGTTTCAGATAATACGGCTAACAAAGAAGGCGGGGGGATTAGGGCTAATGGCACTGTCACCCTCACCAACTCTACTGTGTCGGGGAATACGGCTGGTACTAAAGGCGGGGGGATTTTGACTTTTAGCACGGGCGGCACGATTCGCAATAGCACGATTGCTTTCAATACTGCCGACAATAGCGGTGGGATATTTAGAAACGGTGGCACGATCGACATCGGTAACAGCATCGTTGCCCAAAATACTGCTACGACGACCTCGCCCGATATTGGAAGTAGCACAGTTGGCACGGGCTACATTAACGCTGGCAATAACTTAATTGGCATCAATACCGGTTTTGAGGGTACTTTTGCCACTGGTACGCTGGTTGGCACTGCTGGCAGTCCTGTCGATCCATTACTTGGTGCTTTGGCAAATAATGGCGGTGCGACCTTGACTCATGCCCTTTTAACAGGTAGTCCTGCCATCAATGCGGGTAATAATGCAATTACTACGGTTACTACGGATCAAAGAGGGGTGGGTTTCCCTAGGATTTCTGGGGGCACAGTGGATATTGGGGCATTTGAGGTGCAGATGCCATCCCCTCCAGTTACACCGCCTATATCGGCACCCTTTGTTCCTGTCGAAATCCTATCCTTCTCCAATCTACTCAATATCATCCTGCGCGGGCCTGAGGATTTGATTTTTAGTCAATTTTTCTCCTGTTCTCCTCAAGAAGCTGAAGCCTTCGCTCAATGCTTGGATAATGCCACCTTTACCATCGGGGAAATGATACTGCAAATTGAATAACCCAAACCTCATTTGCAGGTGGGGGGATACACTAAAGATAGAAACGGAGTACCCGCCATGAGTAATTCCCCTGCGACCCTGGAGACTATCGCCCAAGATTTGGCACAATTCCGCCAAGAAGTCGCACAACGCCTGGACAAGTTGGAAGCCACTGTGGATAAGCTAGAGCAACGGGTGGAAAACCAAGACTTCAAATTTGAAACTTTTAGGCAAGCAACAAGTGATCTTGTGCGACTCGCTACTTCACTAATTGCCGGTGCCACCATTGCCATTATTGGTGGCGTTGTTCTCACCATTATCACGGCGGGGGGATAACCCGTACACCCGTCCTAGAGGGACTGATTGTAGAAATTGGGAGAACAGGGGTATGGCGTTGCCCCGCTCTTATTCTTGTTTTGCAGGTGGGAGGTACCATTAAAGTAGGACTTGAGAGGGACATCATGCAGAGTGAAACATCAGTAACCTTGGAGACATTAGCGAGTGATTTGGAGACAGTTAAAAACAACCTGGTGACTGTAGTTGCTGAATTGAAAGATCAGAAAGAGTCTTTATCTCGGATGCGTTTTGAGTTTGAAGTTGCCCAACGAGCGGCGGATAGGATTGTAAATCTTGCTTTTGCTCTTGTGGCATCAGGTACTGTTGCCCTCATCTTGTCTGCACTGCGGTTGTATTTACCAAATCCTCCGGCGTAGGGAAACTGATTTCAGGACACCACTAAGTAATATAATTATGTCATAGGAGCAACATCTCCGTACCAGAAGTATCTGTCGTATATGGTTCTCCTGGATACATGGCGTAAATAAATAGAGGTACTCATGAGAAAAACAAATACAGAATTGTTAATACGAATATCTAATGCGGTTATCATCCTGACCGGTGCCGCTGTCATTTTTGCCCCTTTGATCAAAGAAATTGCTCTGGCTGTTGCCTCACCCATCAAACCCTAGCCCTCTATTCTGAATTAATCGAGTAACCCAAACCTTATTTGTGGGTGGGAGGGATAAAATAGAATTACCAACGGAGTACCCGCCATGCAAGCACCGTTACTGCCCGATGACTTCCAGACTCAAGTGCTAACCGAACTGCGGAATATCAATACCCGGTTAGATAAGTTAGAGACGGACATCAGAGAGACAATAAAGCGGGTGGATAAATGGGAACTACAATTTTTGCAACTGTCACGGGATAACCTCGCCATCAGCCGCACCATTATCATCGCCGCTGGTGCCGCCGTCATTTTTGCCCCCTTGATCAAAGAAATTGCGCCCGCTGTTGCGTCATTAATTAAACCGTGATTAGGACACCGCTAAAAATAGGTCGCAGGGGGGCACCCCCCGCCCCAGAAGCACCTGCGGTGTATGGTTCTCGGTAATATCTGCATTCCAGCGAGATAACTTTCTTCTGGTTCAAATAAATAGAAGATATAGCTAAGTAGAGTAAGGTTGTCGTCTCAAGATTCTGTTGATCAAAGAAATTGCGCCCGCTGTTGCGTCATTAATTAAACCGTGATTAGGACACCGCTAAAAATAGGTCGCAGGGGGGCACCCCCCGCCCCAGAAGCACCTGCGGTGTATGGTTCTCGGTAATATCTGCATTCCAGCGAGATAACTTTCTTCTGGTTCAAATAAATAGTGGGACTTTGAGAGAAACTGGCTCCTAAACGGCCTCAGACCTAGACACAGCAATTGTTTTACCTCGATCAGCATATTTTCTTGATGCGACTGGGTTCCAGCCATTATTACCTTGCCGATGTGTTTTGCCTGTCTTGCTTGAGCTTGAGCCTGTTTTAGGGCTTAAAACTTATAAAGTCCCAATAGAAGATACTTCTAAAAATAGGTCGCCGGGGCACCGCCCCCCGCATTTGGTTCTCGGTAATATCTGCATTCCAGCGAGATAGCTTTCTTCTGGTTCAAATAAATAGAGGTGTCCTATAATAACTAATGGGCGGCAGAAAAATTATCTCAAATCAAATATGTTGGAAACCCAAGCAAAAAATCATTTTCCAGAGCAGTCCATTACCCGCAGTGGTATTGGTTGGGAGCAGTTTATCAACATCCAAAAAGCATTTGCTGATATACCTGGGATTCGTCTGATGTATTGTGAGGGAGTGCTAGAAATTATGCCCCTAGGGAAACCCCATGAGTTTATTTGCCATTTCCTCAACTACCTGTTAATCAGTTATTTCGTACATCAGCGCATCCGGTTTTTCCCCAGTGGTGCCTATTTTCAAATTCTTGAGGGTGTCACGGAGTATCAGTCCGACCTTTCCTACAGTTTTGATAGCGATAAAGATGTACCCGACCTATGTATCGAAGTGGTGATTACCAGCAGTGGTATTGATAAATTACGCAAGTATCAACTGCGGGGTGTGCCCGAAGTATGGTTTTGGCAGGATGGTCAAATTCTGGTTTATTGCCTGGTGGCAGGCAACTATCAACTGCGAGAAAATAGTATATTATTACCTACCTTAGATTTAGTTTTATTGTGTGAATGTGTGCAACAGAATGACCCGCTTCAGGCATCATTGCAATTTCAAACCCAGATTACCTCCACTTAAATCTGCGTACAGAATTTCTGCCTTCCAGCGATAGGTTTTTTTAATTGAACGACAATGCCCCACCTATCCCCCAAATACAGCGGGGAATGTCAGTTTCAAGGCCGCTGTGATCAATAAATTAGCCAAGGCCACCGGCAATAAAAACTTCCAACCCAAGTCTAATAACTGGTCAATCCGCACCCGGGGCACTGTCCAGCGCAACAGAATTGCCAAAAACAACATGAAATAAGCCTTGAGCAAAGTCATGGTAATCCCCAACATTCCGGCAATAATTTGCACTAGGGGATTATCCAGACTCAAATTCAGCCAACCCGCCAGAGCATCCACCGAAACAGGCGATTCCCAGCCGCCCAGGTACAGCACCGCCACCAACAAACAGGACAAGACCAAATTCAGATAGGAACCGGCGTAAAAAAGCATAAAATTCACCGCCGTATATTCCGTCTGATACCCGGCCACCAATTCTTCCTCCGCTTCCGGCAAATCAAAGGGCAGACGTTCACATTCCGCCAAAGCCGCAATCCAAAAAATCAAAAACCCCACCGGTTGCCGCCACACATTCCACCCTAAAATGCCATAACCCGTCTGTTGCTCCACAATGTCAATCGTGCTGAGGCTATTGGACATCATCACCACCGCCAACACCGCCAAAGCCAAGGGCACCTCGTAGCTAATGGACTGGGCTGCCGCCCGCAATCCGCCCAGCAAAGAATACTTATTGTTAGAACCGTAACCCGCCATCAGCAAGCCAATCGGGGCAATGCTAGAAATGGCAATCCAGAAAAAAATCCCCACCCCCAAATCCGTAATCACAATGTTTTGACCAAAGGGCACGATCACATAGGCCAACAACACCGCCATTACCACTACTATCGGGCCGAGGGAGAATAGCCACCTATCCGCCTTGGCGGGGCGCACATTTTCCTTGACCAACAATTTCAGTACATCCGCAATCGGGATCAACATCCCCAGCGGCCCGGCGTACTCCGGCCCAATCCGTTGCTGGATCGCCGCCGACACCTTCCGTTCCAACCAGGTCGCCACCAACGCCCACAGGGTCGCAAAAGTCAACACCGACACCATCGGCAGGGGCAACCACAAGGCATGGGCAACCCCCGGCGTGACCCCCACCCCTTCCAATAGTTGGACAAAGGACTGCTGTAAATCAATTCCGGTTTCCATTAGCGATCTACCTCACCCATGATCACGTCAATACTGCCCAAAATTGCCATAATATCCGCCACCTTCATCCCCCGCACCAATTGGGGCAAAACCTGCAAATTGATAAACCCCGGTGGCCGGATTTTCCAACGCCAAGGAAACACACTATCATCACCCAGGATATAAACCCCCAATTCCCCCTTGGGAGCCTCCACCCGCACATAATGTTCCCCCTTAGGAATCTTAAAGTTGGGCGAGGATTTTTTGCTAATAAATTGATAATCAAAGCCCCCCCATTCGGATTTTGGGCCACTGCTAATGCGTTTCGCTTCTAGGTTTTCATAAGCCCCGCCTGGTAGCCCTTGCAGAGCTTGGCGGATGATTTTTACCGATTCGCGCATTTCCCCCAATCGCACCACATAGCGGGCAAAACAATCCCCGTCCGTCGTCCATTGCACTTCCCAATCAAAATCATCGTAACACTCGTAATGATCCACCTTGCGTAAATCCCATTTTACCCCGGAAGCCCGCAACATCGGCCCCGACATTCCCCAATTGATCGCATCTTCCCTGGATAAGGTGCCCACCCCCTGCACCCGCCTGCGAAAAATCGGATTATCCGTAATTAACCGCTCGTATTCATCAATTTTGGGCAGGAAATAATCACAAAAATCCTCACATTTATCCACCCAACCGTAGGGCAAATCGGCGGCCACCCCCCCCACCCGGAAATAATTGTGCATCATTCGCATCCCGGTGGCGGCCTCAAACAGGTCATAGATCATTTCCCGTTCCCGGAAAATATAGAAAAACGGCGTTTGCGCCCCGACATCCGCCAGAAATGGCCCCAGCCACAGCAAATGGGAGGCAATCCGGCTCAATTCCAACATAATCACCCGGATATAGCTCGCCCGCTTCGGCACTGGCACATCCGCCAATTTTTCCGGGGCATTCACCGTGATCGCTTCGGTAAACATGGTTGCCAGGTAGTCCCACCGGGTCACATAGGGCAAATACTGCACCACCGTCCGGTTTTCGGCAATTTTTTCCATCGAGCGATGCAAATAACCCAGCACCGGCTCACAGTCCAGCACATTTTCCCCATCCAAGGTGACCATCAGGCGCAAAACCCCGTGCATCGAGGGATGATGCGGCCCAAAGTTAATCACCATCGGGTCGGTGCGGGTTTCAATCATCGTCATAGAGTTGATCTCCCAGGGGCTACCACGTTTTAGTATAAACGTCCCATTAGAAATTTCCCACCGCCGCCCAAAGAATCGCCGGGGGATACAAATCATGCTCCTGTTGCTGAATCCGGGCGTGGAGCGTCACCACCGTGTCATCCGCCCACACCGGCACCGCTGACTGGGCAATAATCGGCCCGCTATCCACCGCCAATACCACCCGATGCACCGTGCAACCGGTGATTTTTACCCCGGCGTGTAATGCCCGCTCCACCGCTTTGATCCCCGGAAACGCCGGGAGTAAACTGGGATGAATGTTCAACACCTGGGTGCCAAAAGGTTGTAATAACACATTGGTCGCCTGGCGCATCCACCCGGCCATGATCACCCACTCCGCACCCCAATTTTTAAGCGTATCAGCAATATCATGATCAAAGGCTTCCCGGTCGGGGTAATCCCGATGGTTGAGCAAGTGACTGGTGATCCCCGCTTCCCTCGCCCGTTGCGCCACCCCTGCCCCCGGATTGTTGTAGATAACGCCCGTGACGATAGCGGGTAATTTTTGGGCAGCAATGGCCTGGACAATCGCTGTAAAATTACTGCCATTTCCCGAAGCCAAAATGCCCAAACGCAGGGGTTCCCCCCGATAATCCGGCCAATGCCCTGGTACCGCCAATGCTTCCACTTACCAGACCCCCCACCAATCGGTCAACAAAAGTCCCAGAAATGCACCAACGAGCAAGGGAAGGCTATGCCAAAACCAAGTGGTCATCCGCTTCTGCCAGGAACGATGGGCAAGGTAAGGAGGCGGTTCTGCTGGTAAAGCGGGAATCGGTTTAGTCCAGCGGGGTGGTCGGTTTTCAAAGTTGGCAATCCCCGTCCGCACAAAGGTTTGCGCCTCTCGCACCGCTTCCCAAGACTGTTGGCGACTGAGTGCTAACCGGGCTAACCGCTGGTTCAAGTCCTCACTTTTCCCCATGTTTCCAGGGTTTCCTAGATTATGCTAACTTTAGAACATACCTTCAGATTGTAGGCAAATTGGTGCCCCAAAATCAAAAGTTTTTGCGAATCCCTGGGTCGTTTTGATAGGAATCCATGATGGCCGTTGCAGTCGCAGATTTACTCAATTCAGAGATTAACAAACCGGCTCGCTATCTGGGGCAAGAACTGGGAGCCATTCACAAACCCTGGGATAATGCTCAGGTGCGCTGGGTGTTGAGCTATCCCGAATTGTATGAAGTGGGCGCATCCAATTTAGGGCATATTATCTTATACAACATTATCAACGCTCAGCCGGATCAATTATGTGACCGAGCCTATTTACCCGCACCGGATTTAGCCGCTAAATTGAGGGCAACCCAAACCCCTTTATTTGCGGTTGAATCCCGCCGCAGTCTCCAAGAATTTGACATTATTGGCCTGAGTTTAAGTTATGAACTGGGCGCCACGAATATCCTGGAAATGTTAAATCTAGCTGGCATACCCTTGACCAGTCATGCACGGCAAAATGGGCATTACCCCCTAATTTTTGCGGGCGGACCAACGGCAACGGGCAACCCGGAACCCTACGCTGATTTTTTCGATTTTTTTGCCCTAGGAGATGGGGAAGAATTACTACCAGAAATTGGTTTGGTTTTACAAGAAGGCAAAAGTGCGGGTTTATCTCGCCGGGAATTATTACTTGATTTGGCGCAAATTCCCGGAGTCTATGTCCCGGAATTTTACGCCCCGCAACCGGATGCTTCCGTCATACCATTGCGAAATGATGTCCCTAAAAAAATTCTGCGCCGGGTGGCGACCCCCATTCCCGCCTATGGCATTGGGTTGGTTCCCTACGTGGAAACCGTGCATGATCGTTTAACAGTAGAAATTCGCCGGGGATGCACCCGGGGCTGTCGTTTCTGTCAACCGGGAATGCTCACCCGACCGGCGCGAGATGTGGCTCCCGAAACGGTAATTCAAACCATTGAACAGGGGATGCGGGCGACGGGATTTAATGAATTTTCATTACTTTCATTGAGTTGTTCGGATTACTTATCTCTGCCATCGGTGGGTTTAGAAATTAAACAAAAATTGCACGACCAACCGGTGAGTTTATCCTTACCCAGTCAACGGGTGGATCGCTTTGATGAACATATCGCTGAAATTATTGGCGGCACCCGCAAAGGGGGGTTGACTTTTGCGCCGGAAGCGGGCACCCAACGGCTACGGGATATTATCAATAAAGGCTTAACCAATGAGGAATTATTGCGGGGGATCAAAACCGCTTGGGAGCAGGGCTGGGACCGGGTAAAACTTTATTTTATGATCGGCCTACCAGGGGAAACGGATGTGGATGTAATTGGCATTGCCGAAACCTTGAAATGGTTACAACGGGAATGCCGGGGCAATGGCCGGAAACCCCTCGGCTTTAATGTGACCATTTCTAACTTTACCCCCAAACCCCATACGCCTTTTCAATGGCATTCCGTAGCCACTGCTGAATTTATCCGCAAACAGGAATTACTCAAGCAAGAATTTAAGGTAATTCGCAATGTGAAAGCCAATTTTACCGATGTGCGAATTTCAGCAATGGAGGATTTTTTGGGACGGGGGGATCGTTCCCTCGGAAAAGTGATTCAACGGGCATGGGAACTGGGTGCTGGAATGGATGCCTGGTGGGAATCCTTAGAACGGGCTTATGGGGCGTGGTCACAGGCGATTGAGGCATCCAATTTAACCTGGAAATATCGCACGATTGAACAAGGACAGTGGTTTACATCGGTAGATTCTGAACAGTTACTCACGCAAGATTTGCCCTGGGATCATCTGGATACTGGCATTGAGAAAAAGTGGTTAGTAGATGATTTAGAACGGGCATTAGCAACAGCCACCGTCCCGGATTGCTCCTTTGAGGGATGCTCCCATTGTGGGGTGTGTGGGGTTGATTTGGGTCATAACGTGGTGGTGCCACCGCCCCCTTTACCCACCGGCAAAATTACCGCTAAAATTCCCACCGAACGGGTACAAAGATTACGGGTAAAATTTGGCAAACAAGGGGACTTGGCACTGTTGAGTCATCTGGATCTAGTGCGTTTATTTGACCGGGCAATGCGGCGGGCTAATCTACCCATTTCCTACAGCGAGGGGTTTCATCCGGGGGCACGATTGATGCCTGCGAGTGCCTTACCTTTGGGGGCGACCAGCGTGGGTGAAATTATTGATTTTGAATTATATCAAACCTGCCCTCCCCAGGATTTTCTCCAGAAATTAAAAGCCCAATTACCCACGGATATTCCCCTGTATGAGATTGCCGAAATTCCAGTGAATCATCCATCCAATACCCAATTGCTTATCGCCGCCCAATACCGATTAACCCTGGAATTGGATCACCCTTTGGCAAATCCAGCTTGGGAATCGTGGGTGCATCAAATTATTGCCACCTCGGAATTATGGTGGGAAGGGAAAACCAAAAGCGGCAAACCCAAGCGAATCAATTTGCGAGAAAAGTTACATCATTTACACATTATTAAATCGGATCAAAATCAAGCGGAAATTGCCTACGAAGGAGCTTGGAGTAATGATGGTCAATCCCTCCATCCCGACCATGTATTATTTTTGTTTCAGATGGTGGGTATTCCAGAAATTAATTTGATTCATATTCATCGAGAGCAGTTGATTTTTCGCACCCATTGATGTTGGATTTAGGTGATACCATTGCGGCCATTGCCACAGCGGTTGCCCCCGAACAGGGGAGTATTGCTATCGTGCGTTTATCGGGTGGGGATAGTGTTAAAATTGCCCATACTATTTTTCACGCCCCAGGGAAACAAATCTGGGAAAGCCATCGGATTTTGTATGGTTATATCCAAAATGCAACGGGTCAAACCATTGATGAAGCCCTATTATTACTGATGTTGGCTCCCCGTTCCTATACCCGTGAAGATGTGGTGGAATTTCACTGTCATGGGGGGATGATGACCGTACAAAAGGTATTGAATTTATGTATTCAAAATGGGGCACGTTTAGCCCGTCCAGGGGAATTTACCCTGCGTGCCGTGTTAAATGGACGGTTGGATTTGACCCAGGCGGAAGCCATTGCTGATTTAATTGGTGCCAAATCATCCGCATCCGCAGACAATGCCCTGGCG encodes the following:
- a CDS encoding Uma2 family endonuclease; the encoded protein is MLETQAKNHFPEQSITRSGIGWEQFINIQKAFADIPGIRLMYCEGVLEIMPLGKPHEFICHFLNYLLISYFVHQRIRFFPSGAYFQILEGVTEYQSDLSYSFDSDKDVPDLCIEVVITSSGIDKLRKYQLRGVPEVWFWQDGQILVYCLVAGNYQLRENSILLPTLDLVLLCECVQQNDPLQASLQFQTQITST
- the nuoH gene encoding NADH-quinone oxidoreductase subunit NuoH gives rise to the protein METGIDLQQSFVQLLEGVGVTPGVAHALWLPLPMVSVLTFATLWALVATWLERKVSAAIQQRIGPEYAGPLGMLIPIADVLKLLVKENVRPAKADRWLFSLGPIVVVMAVLLAYVIVPFGQNIVITDLGVGIFFWIAISSIAPIGLLMAGYGSNNKYSLLGGLRAAAQSISYEVPLALAVLAVVMMSNSLSTIDIVEQQTGYGILGWNVWRQPVGFLIFWIAALAECERLPFDLPEAEEELVAGYQTEYTAVNFMLFYAGSYLNLVLSCLLVAVLYLGGWESPVSVDALAGWLNLSLDNPLVQIIAGMLGITMTLLKAYFMLFLAILLRWTVPRVRIDQLLDLGWKFLLPVALANLLITAALKLTFPAVFGG
- a CDS encoding NAD(P)H-quinone oxidoreductase subunit H — translated: MTMIETRTDPMVINFGPHHPSMHGVLRLMVTLDGENVLDCEPVLGYLHRSMEKIAENRTVVQYLPYVTRWDYLATMFTEAITVNAPEKLADVPVPKRASYIRVIMLELSRIASHLLWLGPFLADVGAQTPFFYIFREREMIYDLFEAATGMRMMHNYFRVGGVAADLPYGWVDKCEDFCDYFLPKIDEYERLITDNPIFRRRVQGVGTLSREDAINWGMSGPMLRASGVKWDLRKVDHYECYDDFDWEVQWTTDGDCFARYVVRLGEMRESVKIIRQALQGLPGGAYENLEAKRISSGPKSEWGGFDYQFISKKSSPNFKIPKGEHYVRVEAPKGELGVYILGDDSVFPWRWKIRPPGFINLQVLPQLVRGMKVADIMAILGSIDVIMGEVDR
- the purN gene encoding phosphoribosylglycinamide formyltransferase, whose amino-acid sequence is MEALAVPGHWPDYRGEPLRLGILASGNGSNFTAIVQAIAAQKLPAIVTGVIYNNPGAGVAQRAREAGITSHLLNHRDYPDREAFDHDIADTLKNWGAEWVIMAGWMRQATNVLLQPFGTQVLNIHPSLLPAFPGIKAVERALHAGVKITGCTVHRVVLAVDSGPIIAQSAVPVWADDTVVTLHARIQQQEHDLYPPAILWAAVGNF
- a CDS encoding TIGR03960 family B12-binding radical SAM protein yields the protein MAVAVADLLNSEINKPARYLGQELGAIHKPWDNAQVRWVLSYPELYEVGASNLGHIILYNIINAQPDQLCDRAYLPAPDLAAKLRATQTPLFAVESRRSLQEFDIIGLSLSYELGATNILEMLNLAGIPLTSHARQNGHYPLIFAGGPTATGNPEPYADFFDFFALGDGEELLPEIGLVLQEGKSAGLSRRELLLDLAQIPGVYVPEFYAPQPDASVIPLRNDVPKKILRRVATPIPAYGIGLVPYVETVHDRLTVEIRRGCTRGCRFCQPGMLTRPARDVAPETVIQTIEQGMRATGFNEFSLLSLSCSDYLSLPSVGLEIKQKLHDQPVSLSLPSQRVDRFDEHIAEIIGGTRKGGLTFAPEAGTQRLRDIINKGLTNEELLRGIKTAWEQGWDRVKLYFMIGLPGETDVDVIGIAETLKWLQRECRGNGRKPLGFNVTISNFTPKPHTPFQWHSVATAEFIRKQELLKQEFKVIRNVKANFTDVRISAMEDFLGRGDRSLGKVIQRAWELGAGMDAWWESLERAYGAWSQAIEASNLTWKYRTIEQGQWFTSVDSEQLLTQDLPWDHLDTGIEKKWLVDDLERALATATVPDCSFEGCSHCGVCGVDLGHNVVVPPPPLPTGKITAKIPTERVQRLRVKFGKQGDLALLSHLDLVRLFDRAMRRANLPISYSEGFHPGARLMPASALPLGATSVGEIIDFELYQTCPPQDFLQKLKAQLPTDIPLYEIAEIPVNHPSNTQLLIAAQYRLTLELDHPLANPAWESWVHQIIATSELWWEGKTKSGKPKRINLREKLHHLHIIKSDQNQAEIAYEGAWSNDGQSLHPDHVLFLFQMVGIPEINLIHIHREQLIFRTH